The Mustela nigripes isolate SB6536 chromosome 8, MUSNIG.SB6536, whole genome shotgun sequence DNA segment CCCCCAGCGGCGTAGTCCTGCTGCGCGGCGGCGGCCCGGGGGGCGTGGGGGGCCCGCCCGCGGCCACCAGCGGCGGCGGCGCGCCCAGTGCAGCGGTGGCGGGCGGGGTCCGCGCCAAGAGCCCGTTGTGCAGCGCGGCGGCCGCGGGCCCGAGGCGCGGGTAGTGCAGGGAGCCCAGCGCGGGCAGGAGCGCGGCGCTGTCCAGGTGCGCGGCGGCCGGGGGCAGGTGCGCGGCGGCACCCAGGTGTGCGGCCCGGGCGCGCTCCAGCTCCTCGCGGCGCGCCTCCCGCAGGCGCTCCGGGCTGTAGTCGTGGGGCTCGCGGTCGCGGTAGGGGCGCTCGGGGGGCTCAAAGaggggggcggggcccggggcgggggcggaggcggGCAGGGCGCGCCGGGGCAGCTCCAGGCCGCGGTAGGCGTCGCGCAGGGGGTCCCACGTGAAGCCCAGGCGCTCGCGGGCCACCGGGCTGGGCCCGAGCTGCAGGGGCGCAGGGGGCGCGCGTGGACGCTCGGGCGCTGGGTGCAGCCCGGCCCCTGGGGGCTCGGGAGCGTCACTGTCTTCCCTGCGCTCCTCCTTCACCTTGACGTCGCCCTGGGGCCGCTCGGCGGGCGCCTCGGGCGGCTTCCCCGGCTCTCGGCCGAGGAGGCCTGCCAGGCGCAGGCTGTCGCCCAGGGCCGCTTTGCTGTAGGGAGACGGCGGGCGCGCGGCCAGCTTGGCGCCGTCCTCCTTGGCCGGAGAGCGGCTCTCCTTGACGCGGGGCTCGGCCTCGCGCTCGGCAGGGCCCCCCGGCCGGCCCGGTTCACTCTGGCCACGGAGCAGGAAGCTGCTGACTGGGGGGCCCAGAGGGGCTGCGGGCGAGGCCCGGCTCAGCATGTGCGTCTTCTCCAGGAGGTCCCTGGGAGTGACAAGACAGACACCTTCACTCAGCCCGGGGTCAAGAGGAGCTTCGTGTAACAGGGTGCTGCTACCAAGCTCCCCCTCTATGACCTCCAGATCCTTGGGGTGTTTGTGGGGGTCCCTTCAGCATCTTGTCGACACAGGCCCACGACACCCCGTGTCTTTCCTCCCCTTGATAAACGCAGAAACCAGCTTTGCAGCGGGACCCCAGAGCTCTCCCCAGACCCAAGCCACGAAGCCCCTGAGGCAGGACGGAGACAAGTTCACGCTGGGGAGGCCCCACCGCAGTGTGCCTCTGAGCCTTTTGCCCTGCGTCCGGCGCAAGGAGAGGGCATGGCCCCCAGGGCCTTGGCTAGGGATCCCCAACAGGAGGAGGGGCGAGGCGGGGAGGCTCCGGCTCCTGTCCACCCCATCGGCCAGCCGCAATGGACCCACCTCAGGTTCCAGGCTCTGCTGCGGACTCTGCGACAGGACTCCCACCTGCTCCGCCAACCTGGTGCTGCTGCCCGGGGGTGGCCAGCCTCAGCCCCGTCCTCCTGGCCAGGGACTCTCCCACAGGTACCCCTCCCAGAGCCAGACCCCACCGTGAAGATGCAGGCGGCTCCCTGCAGAGGCCCCGCTGGGGTCACCGAGCCCAGCTGACCTTTCCTGCCGCCACCTCCAGGGCTGGATCCGCCCTCTCCGTGGCCCCTCCCCCAATCCTGGGGTTCTCCATGGGGCCTTCCCTCTACTGGCCTTGCCCAGCCCCGAGTACGGCAAGGGGACCTCCACACAGAGCTGAGGCCGGTGCCACTCACCGCTCCTCCCTGCCCTTGTCCGGCTCTCGGTCGTGACTGGTCAGGGCTGAGACCCGATCAGGGTCCACAGGCTTAGGCCACGGGGGTggtgtggggaaggagggaggcgcTCGGTGCAGTCGGTTCCAGGCCTCATGGGGGCTGGGCAGACCATGCAGTGCAGAGCTCTCCTTGGGGGCAAAGATGCCGCTGCCCTGAGCTAGAGAAGAGTGGGAACGTGAGGCCACGACAGCATCCCCACCCCGAGTGAGGGTGCCCCGTGGAACCGCAGGGCTGCTGGGGAGAAGCACACCATTCCTGCACCCAGGGAGGTAACAGAGGGTAACCGTCAGCCAAGGGTCAGGGTGCAGCCCAAACCCACAGCGGGAGCCCATGCATGCCGCCGGGAGAGCAGAGAGCAAGCTTGGTGGTCACTCACTCAGTGTGTGGCTCCCCAGGCCTCCGAAGGCGCTGCTGCCCAGGCTCCCCAGGCCCCCGAAGGTCCCTGGCCTGCTGAAAGGGTCTGTGGGGACAACCAGGGCTCAGGGTTTTTCACAGCTCCCACCAGGGCTCCCTCCTGACTTCACTTGAACACCAGACCCTCTCCTGTGACCCCAGAGAAAGGCAGGTGCCCCTCCATAGTCTGAGAGCTGTTCTATTTCTCAGGGTCCCCTTCCCGCTCACCTGCATCCTCCCCCCGTCAGACTTCAGAGGCCGGAGAGCGCACCTACCTGTCAGGTGACCGGTGGTCAGGAAGCTGCTGGGATGGGCGGAGGGTCCAAACGGGTTGGCAGTGGGATGGGCAGCACCTATGAGAGCAGGTTGACAGGAGCCTGGTAGACCTGGGGCCTCCTGTTTGTGGGCCATTCCTAGAGCGGGGACACCCCAGCTTCCTCAGGGGCCTGTCTACATCTCCCGCCGGAAGCTCACGAGGGGAGGCGGGAGGGGTGAAGGCACCGGGGTCCCCAGAGAACAAGGTGTAGAGGCAGGCCTTGAGGCTGCGCCAGAGACACTGGCCCCAGAACCTCCAGCTGGAAGCTAAGAGGCGATCTTGGCGACGGAAGGGTTGCTGAAGAGAGCGCGTCCCTTCCTGCCGCGTCCCCCAGCCACAGCCCACAGGTGTCAGCACACAGTCCAGCCCTGGCTGGGCTGGAGCCTGGCCCGACAGCACCCCTAGGGCGGCCAAGTTGGGCCCCGGGCAGGGGCCGTGGGGTCAGGGTCCGGCCCGGTAGCCACACACGCCGGCCACTGTAGAGGGAGGATTCCTGGTGCAGACCGGTGACCAGCCACGCTCATCTCGCCAGTGTCCCTGGCTTGGGGGACACCGCAGTGGAGAGTGTTCATCTCGCCATGTCCCCGGCTCGGGGGACACTGCAGCGGACAGTTTATGCTTGTACGGGCCTCCGTGGCCAGCCCCACCGCCGCTCCCACACGGTCTCCCGTCTCCGCGGGCTCCCCAGCACACAACCAGCTGCTCTCCCGAAGGACTCACAGGCCAAAGTCGTCAAACGGAAACTTCGTTAGTAAGAACTAGCCTGGCTTGGCGCTGATGGAAACGTGTCCCCGCGAGTGCAGGGGGGCCACGCTGCTTTAAGAGCGCACAAGAGCGAGCCCGCAGGCAGGCTTCTGGCTGGAGGAATCGGGAAGGGCAGCGGCGCAGACGTGCGGAGAAACAGCCACGCCAGAGCAGGCCTGAGCCCTGCCGCGGGGCGAGATGCCCAGCAGGCAGGGCAGGCCACCTGTGTCCGTGTCCGCGGGGCCCGGTCCGGGTGAGTGGATGGCACCCTGATTCCGGGCTCCGCCCAGCAGAGGAAGCCACAGCTCCCTGGGCCCCACAGCGAGAACACGTCCTGCCGACTCCACAGACTGAAGCCAGATGGGGGTACCTCTGCGTTCTGAGGGACACCCCCATCCAGCTGAAGCCAGGGACTGGCCAAGTCACGCTGTTGGAGGCCAGCCTGCGTGGTATGGTCCACACACAGCACCCCAGCCCACTACCAGGGCCCACCCTTACTGGGTGCATGGCCGGGTTGACGGGGGCTGCAGGCGGAGGAGAGCGTGTGTGCACATGGAGGAGGGCGGTCAGGGAGGGCCGAGGTGAGCCCTGGTTCTCTgacagctggggagggaggagcggGCCCCTCCAGGGATGGGGCACTGCTCGCGCTGTGGCCTGGGCAGCTGGCCTTGGGAGCACCTGCGGGTGAGGCTGGGAACTCGGGGCTCAGGCTCTCAGCTTCCTTGCACAGCAGCGTCTCATGGACCTTACTCCCTTGCACAGACACCGGTTCATGCGGGgcgcctgctttccttctgggagtctggTTTGGGTGTGTGCGGACAGAGGAGCCACGGGACCGCTCCCCGCTGGAACTCTGCGTGCCAGGTCTGCGAGTGTCCCAGCAGCACAGCACAGGATGCGGGATGTCTCGGTTCCTTGCCGAGGAAATGGGGGCGTCCTGCGCCTCCCCGGGCCGGCCCTCAGCCATCCTGCGCTGGCTTCCTGCCGATCTCCCACCGCGAGACTCCCTTTCTCCCACTCTATGTCCGTTCCCTGGGATGCATCTTGGCCCTGCGGGTAACCTATGCTGAGTCCTAGGAGGCTCCCCGTGATCCTTGAACCTGGCGGTGGTCCCAGAGCCCCAGCATGGCAAGATGGTGCCGGAAAGACGTGTGGATTCTTGGGGAGCTGCACCAAAACCCTTCCCAGGAGTCCCGGGAGGGAGGCTAGAGTCGGGGAGGGGCAGGCCAGACCCGGGGAGGACTCCTGCCCTACCTTGGGTTGGGCGGGGAGATAGCAGAGGCGGGAGCTCCAGGGTGGAGTGggggcccagggtggggggtgTCACACGTGCTGGCACAgaggtggcgggggcggggactGACCCAGCAGCATCGTGGGAGAAACAAGCCTGCGGATGCGTCTGGAACTGTCCTGTCGGAGCCCCAGCCCAGGCAACAGGCAGGACCTCCCCCTTCCTTGTGCTCTGGATAGGGCGCCTTACCCGAGCCGGAGAAGAGGGGCCGGGCCAGGTCCTGCGGGTAGTGGAATCCGGTGAACAcgccaggggctgggggtctgCCAGACAAGTCCAGCTTGGCGCCCACCTCCAGCTTGTGGGGGTCCAGCTGCACCTGCTGAGAGGGACGGAGCACGTCCAGGGCCCGCCCGTCCTGCCCGCCACTGGCCGCCAGCGTGCAACGTCCTCCTTCCCCAGCGGAACCAGACCCTCGTCCCGACCGAGGAGAGCCACGTGCTGTCAGGACAACGTGTGACGCGCAGAGGAGGCGGCTCGCGCCTCCTGTGGCCTGAGAGCCGCGCATCTACACTAGAGCGCCTCAGTGCAGACAGACACCACGCTTCTGTCGGTAAAAGCTTCCCTGTGCTACAATTTTGCAGAACGGGACTGAAAAAGCCAATTCAGGTACTGTTGTTTTGAATATGCTCCAAGCTTCCGGTGACTGAATCTGGCCTCACCATTAGCACTTAAGTTTATTACATAAAACAAACATGCCTGTGGTTCCGCTGTGACAACCATACGCGGCCAAGGGGGCGCAGACCCTCTGGGGGCCCTGTTCTTGCAGTGGGGTGCTCCGGCCCGCGTGGGGGCCGCCCCCGCGGCTTAGCCGAACATTCAAACATTTGCAGGGTGAAACACACGGTGTTTTGTCCTAGGACCCTGTGGACCTCTCATAGTACATGCTGGCGTGGTGACTTCTGAAAGCCATGCACGGAGGTGCGTGTGACCCGAGATGACAACAGAGGGGTCAGGACCCTTTGGGGCTGGGGGTTAGGGGCTGAGGCCCAGGCTGCCCCCGTTCTGGTGTGGGTAAGggcctctcctgcctctgcctgcccttccctggcATCCCCAGCCCACAGCGTGTCCCCAGAGTGCCTATGGCTGCCTCTTCCCCGTATTGTCTGGGTTATGGCCTGGGGGCCCACCTGGgccacctgcccctcccagacACACACCACAGGTGCTCTCTAAATGCCTGCAGGAAAGGTCATGCGGACGCCTCAAATGATGTTGGTGGGACAAAACAGGGTCAGTTCCTCCCAAACCCCCGCCTGGGAGCCTCCTGGGCAACCCCCCACCCTCTGgactcctccccagccctgccccctgtGCCAACACAAGCAGCGCATGGGGACACCTGCCAGCCGGCAGGACGCGGGATGGGCTCACCTTGACCTTCTGCTGATGGTGGTAGATCTGCCAGGCGATCTGCACGTGCACCGCACACCACCTCCCAGGTTTCTGTGACAGGGCGGGCCACACACTCAGCCTCATGGGGGGCCTcttcctgctgcctccccagGTTCCTGCTGTCCTGGGCACCCCTGGGGCCATCCGTGAGGCCCTCGCCATCCTCCCCAGCCATGAGCCTCCCTCCCAaggacacaggcacacacatgcgGGCGTGTGCCGCACACTCACCCTGACTGCAGTCCGGTAGGGGTCGGACACCTGTCAGTGATGGAGAGGGAAGGGTGAGGTCCCGGCTCTGCGGGTGGCCCTGCTGCGGCCACCACCCTCCACGAGGGGGACTGGGCCGGCTGGGTGacccagggagggaagggtggTCAGGGAGGCCACCTACCCCaggggctttctggaggagggtGTGAACAGCACTGGCCCGGCCCGTTACCTCGATTGGGTTTGAAGTCTGAAGGGAGAGAACAGGATATGACCGAGCTGCAGAGCCCGGGCCCAGGCAGAGGACCCCAGGGGGCCTGCACCCTGCCACCTGCGGGGGCCTGGCTTCCCACGCCCTCTGCCCAAGGACTTCGGCAACGGCAGGAAGGCGCTCTGGATGAGGACGTGCCCGGGTCACGGGGCTGAGGCAGCCCCGCGCTGGGGAGGATGAGGGGAAGAGGCCCGTTCCTCTCTGGGGCCTCCTGCGACACGGATGCCCCCACACTGACCACCCCACAAAgacctgccctctgcccctctgccccccatgCCCTGAGGGACAAGGACACGTGAAACCTGACTACTGCTGCTCCCTGGtgtccccccaaccccggccACGGCCTAGGCTGGGGGTCCGGCGGAGGCCCCTCAGGGAGTGTgggagcccccagccccctccgGCCGCGGGGCTGCACAGCCCCATCCCCCCGGGATGGCTGGCTCGCACCAACACCAGGATCACAACACACACAACTGCACAGCAGGGCTCCCATGTGCCCTGAACCCCGTCCCACCCCAGGCGCAGCTGGTACCTTGGGCTGAAAAGCACCCTGTAGGGACCCAAAGGGGCCTGGGTGTGGGAGCAGGGTGGGCAGTCCGGGGACGGCGGACGAGAAGGACGGGAAGAACTGCAAGAGAAAGACGGCGCGTTCCAGGGCCGCAGCTGGGCGCAGGGCATCCGGTGTGGACGCTGGGCCTGGCCCTGCGCTACGCAGAAGGGAACCTGACGAGGCCTCTGGGCAGGTGCGGCCCCACCCTTTAACCGTGACCTCTAGCCCCCTGACCCCAGAGGGACACTCACGTTGGAATGTCGGAAGTAGGGGCTCTCCAGCTTGGGTGCGTACTTatcaaactggaaaagaaaaaagcggAGAGTGAGGCCTCCCAGAGCCATCCCACACCCTCCACTGGGCCCGGCACCTGCACCCCTGCTGGGCCAGGCGGAGGCCCAGAAAGCTGCTTCCTGTGGCTGGTGGCCTGCAGCCAGCTGACCCCTGGGGTCCCTGAGGACACTGGCCCAATGCCCTGAACTGGCCCCTTGGGGCCCAGCTCGCAGACTGGGTGGGTCCCCTCCCTGTTCTAACGGTCGGTCCCACGGCGGGCAGTGCAAAGGGGCCCGTCTGTGCCATCCAAGTGTCCTGGCTGATGCCTGGGAGGGAACGCTGTTGTCATCACGGGGGGCATGGAGCCCAGGGCCGGTGGTCAGGTGGTCACATGTACCCAGGCCCCCAGCAGCCTGGCCCTTTACAGAGCAAAGCCCCTGCGACAGACTCCACCTCACACGGTAGCTGGCTCAAGAGATGGGGGCCCACCACCTAGGGCCCCTGGGAGGGAGTCCTGGCTTCCCGCCCCCCTCAGTCCTGTCTCAGTCTCCAGACCTGCTGTCCTGCTGCCGACCGAGATGCTGAAAATCTTGTGTGGCTAAGACTGGCCCCAGGGCCATGTCACCCGTGAGCAGACGTGGGGCACCCGCCCAAGCCCAGGACAGAGAACCTCATGACGGGACCCACAGAAGGACCAGAAGGAGGGGCCAGACAGAAAGGGCCGGCCTTGGCCGGCGTGCGTGCGGAGAGCGTCTGCgtgtgcctgctgtgtgccccgcccgcccgcccgcccacATGGGGGGCCTACGCACCGGCGGGGGTGCGGCGGGTGGCAGGAGCGGCGTCGGGGGCAGCCCCGCGGGGAAGGGGGCAAATGTGTGTTGGTGCTGGTGTGTGTGCTGGTGTGTGTGTTGGTGCTGGTGGAACTCCGCCCGCAGCAGAGCCCCCGGGCCCAGGGGGGCGCCGGGCCGCTCAGCGCTCTGGACCAGAAAACGCGCGTTCAGCTCTTGCCTGAGCAGCTCGTGATctacaagagaaaaagagagagagacggagaggcACGTCGGCCGTGGGCTCCGGGCGGGGCGAGGCGGATAGTCACCTGGCACTGGTTTCGGCAGGCCAAGCCGTGGTGGCCGCTCGCTAGGTGCGGGCCCCAGGGTGGAGGTAAGAGAGGAGCCTGTGACCAAGTACCAATCAGAATCCCCGAATGAGGCTGGCAATACATGATTGGCTGGCTGAATGAGATCAACAGGCTGGCATCTAAAGGCAAGAGAGAACACCGTGAGCCCCCGGTGCCCCCTGTCCCCCCAGCCCAGCGACCTGGTCCCATCCCAGGGCACCGGGCTGCCCGCACCTGCGCTGGGCTGCTCAGGATTTTACAAAGAACTTGGAGACAAGACCCCTGGGAGAAATCTTCAATGACCCCACACTCGGCCTTGAAGGGACACCTGCCAGAAccaagcagggagggagaagccaggctgCTGCCGCTCACCCGGAAACCCCCTGCTCCAGGACTCAGCTGCGCAGGCCCCACACAGGGCCTGGGGCCCTCGTCCCAGACACACTAGGGGGGAGAGGCTGCAAGGGTCACAGCAGGCCCTGGAAGCCTTTGTCGGCAGGGCAACGGAGATGCTCCAGGTCCCTCCCCTTGACGAGGCCTGGCAAGGACTCAGAAAGAGCAGGGAACACGGCTGCGTTTCCGTGGGCACATACAGGGCACCCGTGCGCCAGCACACAGGGGCACAAGCCAGGCggaggcagggagcctcctcTGCACCCGGCAGTGGGACCTCCCGCCTGGGAAACGAAGCCTGcagcggtggggggtggggggtgggggctgaggccGCGATGCCATCTGTCCCTGCGGTCTGGGACCAGGTGGGGGAGGCTTTGCCTCTGGTGCCCGCACCCCCTCCCCGGGTAGACCAtgtccctcccacctgcccagaGGGGAGGGCCACAGAGTGGAGGGACAgtgaccccagccccagccagtaCCTACCGGCAGGGTGTCCTGGGAGGACCAGGCTGTTGGCCGGCAgcgccgggggcgggggcagtgTCGGGGGGGCGGCGAACATGGCCGCCGCGTGGTGCTGGTGCTGGGCCTGCGAGCGGAGCGCCAAGTGTGAGGTAGACAGGTGGGGGCCCGGCCCGAGAGGCGACAGGGACGCGTGCTTCGCGAGCCCGAGGCTGGCGCTGCTGCTGgcgctgctgctcctgctgcggGGAGCGGGGGTCAGCGCCGAGGGGCGGGGCGTCCGcagggccccgcccccgcccgcccccgcggctcgcaggccccgcccccgcccccccacctgaGGCTGTGCAGGCCGTTGTGCGCAGCCTGGCCGTGGCCCGCGAAGGCGCCCAGGGGCAGAGGCACGTGCGTCGGGAGCGGGGCGCGGGGCTgcgggggcgcgggcggcggctgcggggtgaggcggggcagggcgggggcttCCTTCTTGACCGGCGGACTGGCCGGGGCGCCTGGCGCGGGGCCGGCGGAGGGCGCGGGGCTGCGCACGGCGGGCAGGAAGGGCGGCTCGGCGCTCAGCTCGCGGCTGCGCTCCAGGCCCGAGACTTTGGGCGGCGCCCCGGCCTTGGCCTCAGCCTCCTCGCCCAGCGTGGGGCCTGCGGAGAGAGGGCCGGAGTGAGCTGGGCCTGACTCGGGACAGTAGCAGCGAGGTCGCGGCcacgactgagcccccccacccccccgcccagtccacaggggccagggctggggtccaGAGAGCCTGCAGCAACTCCACTTTCTGAGAGGGAGGCCAAGTGCAGCGGACTCTGCCCTAGCAGGGCAGCGGCTCCGAACCCGTGGCCTGCGTGGACAGGCCGGTCCAGCCACTGCATCCCGCCTTGGCCACACCTTCATCTGTCGTCCTTGCCACTGAGCAACACGCGCACTGGTGGCCTGCTTTCTTTCTGAAGCCACGCAGGTGACCCACGGCCTGAGCCGTCTTTGGGCCCATGCCCTGGGGGAGACTCTCCAGAGGACTGGCCTCgcggggaggtggtgggaggaagctgctgctcccccaccccgccaacaTCCAAGTCGTCATTGGATCCCCCCAACACCCACTGTCCAGGCAGCTCCAGCTGACACTGGTCCCCTTGGAGCTGTGTGCGCCCGCTCCCTGACCTCCCACCGACATATCCCAAACCCTCCTGTCCACGCAGTGTCTAGGCAGCGGGCACATGTCCACGCCGGAGGAAGCTTTGTCTGGAGTTTCCCAGGAGTGGGAATCCAGGTTCCTGACTGCGGTCACCCTGTTTGGGCTGCTGGCGGATTTCACTTCCTCCCGGGGCGCATGCGGGAACTTGCCATGCTGAGTGGAGCGTAAAGCCTGCAGCTGCATGGCTGTGGGACGGGGTGGAGAGACCCAGGGGACACCGCTGAACCTCTGGGATGTCTCCTCCCCCGGCAGAAACAGGTGGCGGCAGGAAATGGCTCTTCTGCCTCCTCTAGGGTGACATTTCCCACTGTAGCCACCAGCCTGCGTCTGTGTGCTCAGGGACGGAGCTTGGGAGAAGACCGCCGCCCCACCATGAGAACGGGGACCCACAGATCACAGCACCGTCTCCACCCACCAGCTCACAGCCGCCAAGGGGAGCCGGCCTGGCactcccacctccttcctgcctcttccctctgtgcCAGCCCCTCTCGAAGGACGTGCAGCCCCAAGGACAGAAAAAGGCAGGTGTGGGCTGCGCAGAGCTGGGTTCCGCCAGGGCCCCAGCCCACCTGCGGCCTCTCCCCTCACTGGGGAAGCAGGAGCACTACCAGGGATCACCCCTGCTGTGACCCTCCCCGGGCACTGCAGAGCCCTGACTGGTTTCCTGAGCTCTGCCTGCGCACGTGAGTGGACCGGGCAGTGGGCTGAACTGTGCCAAGAAGCCATGTCTGAACTGACAGTCCGTAATCCCGGATTATCATTAGGTGACAATCCCTGTGAATGTCACCtaatttggaaaaagggtctttgcagatgtcacCAAGCTAAGACTTTTGAGATGACACCAGTCAAACAGGGTGGGCCCTAAACCCAGTGATGGGCATCCTTCTAAGACAAAAGG contains these protein-coding regions:
- the FBRSL1 gene encoding fibrosin-1-like protein isoform X4; its protein translation is MEAKVRQSRRSRAQRDRGRRREAARDARDPSASSGDETEPGPGKENAGLPRAPPARAAAVRPPRRRRRESSSQEEEVIDGFAIASFSTLEALEKDMALKPHERKEKWERRLAKKPRESENCPSAEPSENGRPLEIGSPEQDLEPACDRGKKKVPLQPTKQMKVTASRGGDRHSGDDSLHEATSSRTSSSRDQLSDSSAQAVSGRGYSCDSESEGDDKASVGSEKLFAPAADKGPTLGEEAEAKAGAPPKVSGLERSRELSAEPPFLPAVRSPAPSAGPAPGAPASPPVKKEAPALPRLTPQPPPAPPQPRAPLPTHVPLPLGAFAGHGQAAHNGLHSLSRSSSASSSASLGLAKHASLSPLGPGPHLSTSHLALRSQAQHQHHAAAMFAAPPTLPPPPALPANSLVLPGHPADASLLISFSQPIMYCQPHSGILIDHELLRQELNARFLVQSAERPGAPLGPGALLRAEFHQHQHTHQHTHQHQHTFAPFPAGLPPTPLLPPAAPPPFDKYAPKLESPYFRHSNFFPSFSSAVPGLPTLLPHPGPFGSLQGAFQPKTSNPIEVTGRASAVHTLLQKAPGVSDPYRTAVRKPGRWCAVHVQIAWQIYHHQQKVKQVQLDPHKLEVGAKLDLSGRPPAPGVFTGFHYPQDLARPLFSGSGAAHPTANPFGPSAHPSSFLTTGHLTDPFSRPGTFGGLGSLGSSAFGGLGSHTLTQGSGIFAPKESSALHGLPSPHEAWNRLHRAPPSFPTPPPWPKPVDPDRVSALTSHDREPDKGREERDLLEKTHMLSRASPAAPLGPPVSSFLLRGQSEPGRPGGPAEREAEPRVKESRSPAKEDGAKLAARPPSPYSKAALGDSLRLAGLLGREPGKPPEAPAERPQGDVKVKEERREDSDAPEPPGAGLHPAPERPRAPPAPLQLGPSPVARERLGFTWDPLRDAYRGLELPRRALPASAPAPGPAPLFEPPERPYRDREPHDYSPERLREARREELERARAAHLGAAAHLPPAAAHLDSAALLPALGSLHYPRLGPAAAALHNGLLARTPPATAALGAPPPLVAAGGPPTPPGPPPRSRTTPLGGHGPEARDYSPSRNPQEVEAR
- the FBRSL1 gene encoding fibrosin-1-like protein isoform X6 translates to MEAKVRQSRRSRAQRDRGRRREAARDARDPSASSGDETEPGPGKENAGLPRAPPARAAAVRPPRRRRRESSSQEEEVIDGFAIASFSTLEALEKDMALKPHERKEKWERRLAKKPRESENCPSAEPSENGRPLEIGSPEQDLEPACDRGKKKVPLQPTKQMKVTASRGGDRHSGDDSLHEATSSRTSSSRDQLSDSSAQAVSGRGYSCDSESEGDDKASVGSEKLFAPAADKGPTLGEEAEAKAGAPPKVSGLERSRELSAEPPFLPAVRSPAPSAGPAPGAPASPPVKKEAPALPRLTPQPPPAPPQPRAPLPTHVPLPLGAFAGHGQAAHNGLHSLSRSSSASSSASLGLAKHASLSPLGPGPHLSTSHLALRSQAQHQHHAAAMFAAPPTLPPPPALPANSLVLPGHPADHELLRQELNARFLVQSAERPGAPLGPGALLRAEFHQHQHTHQHTHQHQHTFAPFPAGLPPTPLLPPAAPPPFDKYAPKLESPYFRHSNFFPSFSSAVPGLPTLLPHPGPFGSLQGAFQPKTSNPIEVTGRASAVHTLLQKAPGVSDPYRTAVRKPGRWCAVHVQIAWQIYHHQQKVKQVQLDPHKLEVGAKLDLSGRPPAPGVFTGFHYPQDLARPLFSGSGMAHKQEAPGLPGSCQPALIGAAHPTANPFGPSAHPSSFLTTGHLTDPFSRPGTFGGLGSLGSSAFGGLGSHTLTQGSGIFAPKESSALHGLPSPHEAWNRLHRAPPSFPTPPPWPKPVDPDRVSALTSHDREPDKGREERDLLEKTHMLSRASPAAPLGPPVSSFLLRGQSEPGRPGGPAEREAEPRVKESRSPAKEDGAKLAARPPSPYSKAALGDSLRLAGLLGREPGKPPEAPAERPQGDVKVKEERREDSDAPEPPGAGLHPAPERPRAPPAPLQLGPSPVARERLGFTWDPLRDAYRGLELPRRALPASAPAPGPAPLFEPPERPYRDREPHDYSPERLREARREELERARAAHLGAAAHLPPAAAHLDSAALLPALGSLHYPRLGPAAAALHNGLLARTPPATAALGAPPPLVAAGGPPTPPGPPPRSRTTPLGGHGPEARDYSPSRNPQEVEAR
- the FBRSL1 gene encoding fibrosin-1-like protein isoform X3, with the translated sequence MEAKVRQSRRSRAQRDRGRRREAARDARDPSASSGDETEPGPGKENAGLPRAPPARAAAVRPPRRRRRESSSQEEEVIDGFAIASFSTLEALEKDMALKPHERKEKWERRLAKKPRESENCPSAEPSENGRPLEIGSPEQDLEPACDRGKKKVPLQPTKQMKVTASRGGDRHSGDDSLHEATSSRTSSSRDQLSDSSAQAVSGRGYSCDSESEGDDKASVGSEKLFAPAADKGPTLGEEAEAKAGAPPKVSGLERSRELSAEPPFLPAVRSPAPSAGPAPGAPASPPVKKEAPALPRLTPQPPPAPPQPRAPLPTHVPLPLGAFAGHGQAAHNGLHSLSRSSSASSSASLGLAKHASLSPLGPGPHLSTSHLALRSQAQHQHHAAAMFAAPPTLPPPPALPANSLVLPGHPADASLLISFSQPIMYCQPHSGILIDHELLRQELNARFLVQSAERPGAPLGPGALLRAEFHQHQHTHQHTHQHQHTFAPFPAGLPPTPLLPPAAPPPFDKYAPKLESPYFRHSNFFPSFSSAVPGLPTLLPHPGPFGSLQGAFQPKTSNPIEVTGRASAVHTLLQKAPGVSDPYRTAVRKPGRWCAVHVQIAWQIYHHQQKVKVQLDPHKLEVGAKLDLSGRPPAPGVFTGFHYPQDLARPLFSGSGMAHKQEAPGLPGSCQPALIGAAHPTANPFGPSAHPSSFLTTGHLTDPFSRPGTFGGLGSLGSSAFGGLGSHTLTQGSGIFAPKESSALHGLPSPHEAWNRLHRAPPSFPTPPPWPKPVDPDRVSALTSHDREPDKGREERDLLEKTHMLSRASPAAPLGPPVSSFLLRGQSEPGRPGGPAEREAEPRVKESRSPAKEDGAKLAARPPSPYSKAALGDSLRLAGLLGREPGKPPEAPAERPQGDVKVKEERREDSDAPEPPGAGLHPAPERPRAPPAPLQLGPSPVARERLGFTWDPLRDAYRGLELPRRALPASAPAPGPAPLFEPPERPYRDREPHDYSPERLREARREELERARAAHLGAAAHLPPAAAHLDSAALLPALGSLHYPRLGPAAAALHNGLLARTPPATAALGAPPPLVAAGGPPTPPGPPPRSRTTPLGGHGPEARDYSPSRNPQEVEAR